A window from Desulfobacterales bacterium encodes these proteins:
- a CDS encoding DUF1302 family protein, translating to MKENGRNKYDEGGAGRQGGVTGFLVLLLVLIWGIGSAVAFNIPTGNDDLFIRWDNTIRYTLQQRLHGAEGRLISDINSDDGDRNFDVGIAQNRFDLFSEADLIFKRDYGVRVSGAVWYDARYDSSFDNDSVATSNHLENGQQAVGLSDWADKYFRGPAGEVLDAFAFGRVNIGEAPVYLKAGRHTVYWGEALLSPFNGINFGQAPLDLGKATATPGVEVKEVFRPLNQVSAVAQVSNSLTLAAQYFLQWEQNLVPEGGTYLAATDLNLKDSEVYLAAPGFVLLTHGEDIEPEEYRDFGVSARWSPESLHGGTVGFYFRNTSDHLPQAIFNFADSTYHFAYGGDIQIYGLSYANTVFGGSMGSEVSIRRNMPLRSDPARYLVFDSALLPDDGELLGARGDTFHATVNFIGLLKRTPMWDSGSYTIELNYSSWMDVSENEETFKGHSNYNDFDAVTRDACTLNVNFGPQWLQILPGVDVTMPFSVGYGLWGVASEINNGAKGEGSWGVGFNFDIFTKYKVNLNYVDFFGDVELTNTGAVINRAGNGAGTAGLRDRDFVSLTLKTSF from the coding sequence ATGAAAGAGAACGGCAGAAACAAGTATGATGAGGGAGGCGCCGGAAGGCAAGGGGGGGTTACGGGGTTTCTGGTACTATTGCTGGTATTGATCTGGGGAATCGGTAGTGCCGTTGCGTTCAACATTCCAACGGGAAATGACGATCTTTTCATCCGCTGGGACAACACGATCCGGTACACCCTGCAGCAACGGTTGCACGGAGCGGAGGGACGGCTTATCAGCGACATCAATTCCGATGACGGGGACCGGAACTTTGATGTGGGCATCGCGCAGAACCGGTTCGATCTTTTTTCCGAAGCGGATCTTATTTTCAAGCGTGATTACGGGGTTCGGGTCAGCGGTGCGGTCTGGTACGATGCCCGGTACGACAGCAGCTTTGATAATGATTCGGTTGCCACCTCGAATCATTTGGAGAACGGGCAGCAGGCCGTGGGCCTGAGCGACTGGGCCGACAAGTATTTTCGGGGTCCGGCTGGCGAAGTTCTTGACGCCTTTGCGTTTGGTCGGGTGAACATCGGCGAGGCGCCGGTCTATCTGAAGGCCGGCCGACACACGGTGTATTGGGGGGAAGCCTTGCTGAGCCCGTTTAACGGCATCAACTTCGGCCAGGCGCCGCTGGATCTGGGAAAGGCGACGGCCACCCCGGGCGTTGAGGTGAAGGAGGTGTTCAGGCCCTTGAACCAGGTGAGCGCCGTGGCCCAGGTGAGTAACTCCCTGACCCTGGCGGCACAATATTTTTTGCAATGGGAGCAGAATCTTGTGCCCGAAGGGGGAACCTATCTGGCCGCCACCGATTTGAACCTGAAGGACTCTGAGGTATATCTTGCAGCGCCCGGTTTCGTTCTGTTGACGCATGGCGAGGATATCGAACCCGAGGAGTACCGGGATTTTGGTGTGTCCGCCCGATGGTCACCGGAGTCCTTGCACGGGGGAACCGTCGGCTTTTATTTCAGGAACACTTCCGATCACCTGCCGCAGGCGATTTTCAATTTCGCCGATAGCACCTACCATTTTGCCTATGGAGGGGATATTCAGATCTACGGGCTCAGTTATGCCAACACGGTTTTTGGCGGCAGCATGGGTTCCGAGGTATCCATTCGCAGGAACATGCCTCTCAGGAGTGATCCGGCCAGGTATTTAGTATTCGACTCTGCGCTGCTTCCGGATGATGGCGAACTCCTTGGCGCACGAGGTGATACGTTTCACGCCACGGTTAACTTCATCGGTTTGCTGAAGCGAACCCCGATGTGGGATTCGGGCAGCTACACCATAGAGTTGAATTACAGTTCATGGATGGATGTGTCGGAGAATGAAGAGACGTTCAAAGGTCATAGCAATTACAATGACTTTGATGCGGTCACACGGGATGCTTGTACGCTCAATGTGAACTTTGGCCCGCAATGGCTGCAAATTCTTCCCGGGGTGGATGTGACCATGCCGTTTAGTGTCGGTTACGGGTTGTGGGGCGTTGCCTCGGAAATCAATAACGGCGCCAAGGGGGAAGGCAGTTGGGGCGTGGGATTCAATTTCGACATTTTCACCAAATACAAAGTGAACCTCAACTATGTTGATTTTTTTGGAGATGTTGAGCTGACAAATACCGGGGCCGTGATCAACAGAGCCGGGAACGGCGCGGGAACCGCGGGACTTCGGGACCGCGACTTTGTATCCCTGACCCTTAAAACATCCTTCTGA